In Podarcis muralis chromosome 7, rPodMur119.hap1.1, whole genome shotgun sequence, the genomic stretch CCACAGCAGTTCTATGACTCAGAcgttgaggaggaagagaaacttGTTGCTGGGGACCACGGTCCAGAGCAACAGGGTCCACCACAGGGACAGAGTCCAAGGCAGGGACAGCTCAGGATCCCTCATAGGGGTGAACCTAGAACACCTCCTCAGTCAAGTGTCAAGTTTGAGCCAAAGAGTGAGCCTTCCTCACCTGCTGGACCAGCTGTAAGGCCCAAGaggcgcagcaggtcagaggggggaGACACTGAAGTTGAGGATGATTTAGCTGGACCCAGTGAAGCAGCAGGGTCACCAAGATTCACACTGAGGAGATCAGCGAGGACAAGGAGGCCTCCTGATAGGTACGACGCTTCAAGCGTCTGGGTAGGTTCAGCCAGATGTGAACCTGAATCCTTCGAGGATATTCAGAGTTTACCTGAGGAAGAAGCAGGCAAGTGGCACAGGGCAATGGACAAAGAGATGAAGTCCATGAAAGATCTAGGTGTGTTCTCACTCACAGAGTTGCCACCGGGCAAGCAGGCTGTGAGTTGCAGATGGGTTTACCACTTGAAACCCACTGACGCTGGAGAGCCGCAGTATAAAGCCAGGTTAGTTGCTCGAGGATTTATTCAGAGGAAGGGAATACACTTCACGGAGGTGTATTCGCCAACGTCACGAGCGGAGACTCTGAGAACGCTTTTAGCTTGTGCAGCACAGAGAGGCTGGCaagtaaaccactttgatgtggatgttgccTACCTCAACTTATAGCGCTTTCATCcactgaagctgagttcagtgctcTTTCAGAGGTGTGAAGTAGAGTTCTATGCTATGATTAGTTGCGCTGAAGTATTGTCCCTCTGCCAAGAACCTAGCTGATGGGTTCACGAAGCCACTCACCTTCCAAAGACATGGGGAGTTTTGCGAAGGTCTGGGTTTGGGACGACCAAGGATCGATTCTCCCCTCAGGCGCGAGGCAAGAGGGGGTGTTGGGTGTAGTAAAGGGTTAACCTTCTGTGCCTCAAGCCTGAGAGGAGGCGCTTACAAGGGAAGTAAGCCAGGACGTGACGAAGGCAGCTTGGAATGCTGTGAGCTGAGTGAAAAGCGAAAGCATTTTGTTCAGCTGCTGCACTGAGAGAGAAGGACACAGAGAAAATGCAGCTACAATCTGATGGTCTTTATGAATTGTAAATATGCTACTTTTGAGCAAATAAAGAGATATTAAGACAGAAGAAACGCCTGGGCTTGTTTACTGCCCTTTCAACACAACTGCTGTGCAACTTTGCTAATTGCTATACGACCTGCAGAGGCTCGCAGGGGGAAGCGTGCTGGACGCcgaacaataaagcaataaatctaCTTAACAATaggaatgtgtgtgtatgtgtgtgtgtgtgtttgtttaaaatgGGGATAAAAGCTTTCAGAACTCAGATCGCTGAAAATAGGTTACAAGAGGAGATGTTATCTACAACCCTTTCATTCCTATAACTCCACTATGTCCAACCTGTAGATCGTGATTGACTGTTTGATCGTGGATAGAATTCTGCTGGATGGCTGTTGCCGAGGCCTCACCCTCCCTATCGCCCAACCTCTGCCAGAGACAAACCCAAGCAGCTGCCACCTCCTCCCAAGCTCCTCTCACGGGAGGGGATGTTCTGATGCTGCACAAGCCCACTCTGCACCACCCCTGTCCCATCAGGGAAGCAGCCGGTGAGCTCCTCTCACaagatgggtttttttaaacctGCCCCTGCCCCTTACTGGAGGAAACCTTGCTTGTTGGATGCAGCCCCTGCAAAAGATGTGCCTGCCCCATCCTGCGGGAGGACAAGCCCCCACCCCAGCAAGGTTGGGTGGACAGGGCTGCAGCAAAAGCAAGTTTCTCTTTGGATGCCATGCTTGCATtgcttgcatcatcatcatcatcaccgatcaattaattaaaattattacatgctatctggcccagggcagctcaaagtgacttacaaacagCATAccacagagagggaggggggtaTTGGTTTGTGAGAAGGGATCAATCTGGTTTTCATTATGCGCTTTGAGTTTTTctcttgtaaactgccctgaaatcAACAGCTGAAGGGCAGTATTCAAAtgttttaacaataaaaataaaccaaagtgtgaaacttcaataaatatttattaaaaaaaggagtgcctggcgttctctggtccatggggtcatgaagagttggacatgactaaacgactaaacaacaacaacaaagtgtgagCGGGGGGTGGGAATTACATTAGAAACACCCCACCCACTCCCAGAATATTAGGATGGCAACTCTCTTGCCAACAATTCTTCCCTTCAGGTGCAGGAGACACCTGTGGGTAAAAAGGACATCTGGGCAATTCCAGAAAGCAGGAATTAAATGACCACTCTCTGTTGCCCGATGTCTCCAGCAAAATATATCACCAAGGATGCCAAAAGAGATCTGAGGTGCTGGTTTGGATCAAGACTGTATCCAAATATCCACCAAaagtacagaatacatatttatttcagaaaaatacAATAACAGTATATTTAAAAATACTGATAAGCTACAAAACTGACAGTGTAAACTTGAATGGCCCCATGGATGCGAGCAGGTTCCAGGTTCACCTGATGTCTTAGAAGAGCATGTGTGTGACATGCTAATTGTTGATTACTTTGTGTCTCATTAGGATTAGTTTGTTTCCAGCTCAGTTTTACCATAAAGCCTGAGGGAGGAACACATTTATTTAAAGTACCCATTTACAGACAGTGTAGGTGTGGTTGGACTGGAAGAGGCACCTGGCTGAATCCCATAGAGTTCCTTAAAAAGATTGCATCCAATATGAAAAAAGAGATTTCTGttgcaatataaaaatataggatGCAATCCCTATTTCCATAATTTCCTGCTCCTCACTGGACCAGTCCTTCCCAGTTGGAATCCTTGGACACCTATCCTTGGCCCATAATTTCCTCATGGTAGCTTCTTCTTCCATAGATTACCTGCTTGGCTTTTGATCACTCTGGCATTATTCCTACGGAATTGAGTTCCATGATTGAACTTTgaactaaataaaatattatacacCACATAGCTTCTGAACTGCACTAAGCATGCTTTATCCCTCCTTTCAACTATCTCAGCTAAAATATTTGTGATATTATAGGGTTAATCATTAAATagaatacttttcttttttctttaacttactaAACACAAGCAAATAATTAAGAAACATTAGATTGCGTTCTCCAGGACACCAGAAATTCTGCTGAAGCGAAGCATAATCTGCATCAGCAAAATTCTTCagtttaatcatagaattgtagagttggaaaggacctcaagagtgatctagtccaaccactgCAATTCCCCCCCATGGGACTCGATCATGAGATTGAGAGTTTAATGCTCTACTGGCTGATCTATAGAAAACCCACATCAGCAGTAAAAGCCACAGTTGGATAGACCTAGCAGTGGACTAGTCACATTTATGGAAGAGGCTATCAGCGTCAATTAATTTGTTGGATATACCATTTTCAGTTgctgggggagaacagggggagtGTGCAACTGCCCTCCTGTGATGATAGTCCTGTACCAATGGACATCTGATCAGCCACTCCAAGAAGGATGCTGCTAGACTGCAGGGTTCTTCTTGTCTTCTGAAAATGGAGGGTGGGATTTGAAGCAGGGATAAACAACTACGTAGCTGGATTCAGTTCAAGACAATGTGGCTAAGGATAGTCATCACTAAACAAATCAGCTGGCTCAAAGTATCCTCAGCCTTTCACAACAATCTGACACAATTAGAACAAGGAGGGGCAAAGTTCAGTAAAATGATTTAATCAGCTCTCAGTAATGATGTTGGTGTCACTGTATTCTATTCAGTGCCTACCAGTGTGTCCCTGGCACCTTTCAACATCCCTGAGCTATGTCTAGCTTTGCCAGCTGAGCAGTCACCTGAGCAGTACCTTAAGGCTTTCATTGCACTTTGATTAGTGGTTTGGAAGAAGAGAAAAGTATATTGCTCCTTCCAACTCAGTAAGAAAAGGCAAAAATAGAGGCATTGACTCAGAATTATTTTTTCTACTTTTAATGATGAGCATAGTCACATGGCCTCAATTGACTTTTCAGCCTTCTTAGAACAATTTGGAGCTGTTTGTGGTCCTGCAGTAACCTTACCTTATAGTGGTacatctggttaagaacttaattcgttctggaggtccattcttaagctgaaacctttcttatcctgaggcgtgctttcactaatggggcatcctgctgcgcgcgatttccattcgcatcctggggcaaagttaacAACCAGGggcagctacttccaggttagcggagttcgtaacccGAATCATTCGTAGCCAGAatcgtttgtatccagaggtatcaCTCTGCTTTCTACCTCAGCCTTACTTGCCTGCACCTGAAGTGATTGCTTCGCTGCCATTGAGTCACCCTTCTTTTTTCTGTGTGGATcagttttgctggttgaaacatcCATTGCAGCCATGTGCTCTGCAATATGAAGTCAACATTTTAACCACAGCTCATCCTATACTTCACAGCCTTGCTGGGATGGATCTAGTATCCAGGCTTTTCTCTTCTTTAGAAGAGGAATCCTTAGATAGAGACTGTATTGAGGAGGTTTCTTGTAGGTGGCTTCCGGGCTTTGCCACTGCCTTTTTTGGTTCTCAGCTCCTTTATTGGGTGCCGTCAGAATTTAAATtttatattaccgtatttttcgctccatagggcgcacctgaccatagggcccacctagttttcagagggggaaatcaagggaaaaaatatgattcccccccccccagcagcggaCATGtgcacttctcccagaccttcttccttcttttgcgggaggtgggggaattcccccacctcccgcaaaagcccacagtttGGGGAGAAGCGGACAGAAGCGCGCAGCCTGTgcgcttctcccagaccttctccctgcttttgagggaggtgggggaattcctccatctcccgcaaaggtccacaggagccacgcaccctttaaggagcgcacgGCTCCTGTCGGTTTTTCTACTAGGATGAAGAACGGACTgatgcagccagtcagtcccttgtcCCTCCTCGGGAAAAAGCCCCCAACAGTGGCCCTGCAAAAGCCgtgtgctctttaaaggggctgtgcgggttctgctggcttttctacgaggtgggggaattcccccacctttcGCAAAACCAGCAGAAGccgcacactctttaaagggtgcgtggctcctgtgggcttttctacgaggtgggagaagggactgatgcggccagtcagtcccttctccctcctggggaaaagcccccaagagtgcATGGAGCTTgcgtgcagctcttgggggcttttcccagctgcctcccccctgcattcgctccataggacgcacacacatttccccttgcttttttggagggaaaaattgtgtcctatagaacgaaaaatacggtaactgtatAGAAGAAAAAATTTGAAAAGTGCCTGTTGACAACTAATGAGATTGTGGTGAAATAATTCAGACAATTTCAACAGTGAGCTTTGAATTTCATCATTTTCTCTATGTCTTTATGCCaaagtgttgcctgcagcacaaACACGTAGCCTATAAATCCCTCCAAGGAAGACTCTATGTGCATCATTTCTCTTTCTAGAACGATGAAGGCACTCCTGAGCACATGCCTCCTCTTGGCCCTGCTTTCTCCAGGTAAGTAGGAACCAGTAGGATGGGGAACTTTTACAGTAATAATATTTAGAGTACAGAGGAATccagagagctgaatttaagagagCTAGTGTGTTGTAGAGGGTCAgacaaggatccaggagaccagggttcaaatccccactcagccacaaagctcactgggagaTCCTCGATCAGTCACTATACCTCTGGTTAACCTACATCActaggttcttgtgaggataaaatggggagtggagaaccatgtacacagccttgagctgcttggaggcaagtgcagaaatcaaataaaaaaaatatagaaaCCAAGAGCAACTGAAATGGATAgagttttaaaatgatatttgaaATATGCTAGTAACTGAAGGTACTATGtttagtagccactggtagcctaaTTCTGCATCATTTGTGTAAACCTTTTGGGTAGCCATTCAAATTGGTAGCTTTGTCAGTCTTACGAGACAGGGATCAAAATGTTTGTATTTCCACTTTGTCCATGTCATGCAGAACAGTATGTGCTTCCAGGAAGtcccctctttctcccctcttaaCTGTCCTAACCCCCCCTTAAAGTCCAACTCTCTTCACCTTCATCTAACCCTGTTCATTTAACTCTGCTTAAAACTGGTTGAAATGCAAAATCTTCTCCCTAAGAGGTCTAGTAAGTGATGGTACAGACTATTCCTACAGAGGGTTCCCAGTttccccaatgctttttttcaTGCCTAAATGATGGGATAAGACCAATTTAGATTTAAAAGTGGACCTGCAGGTAAGGGGGAAAGGATCTGTCACAATTTGCCTTCCTCTTGCTTATCGTCTGGCCATTGCTCCTTTAGCTAAGCTCCCATCTAAGATTGTAATCAAACTGTAGAAGAAAAAAAGGCATTGAAGTGGATGGGAGGGGAAATGGGCCATGGTAAAGGGAGGGTTTACCTTCAAACCTCTTGGAAATAATTACCGTAAACCAGTGTTCTAGCCAATGGCTTTtactcatttaatttttttttaaaaaagaacttgctAACTTGAACCCCATTTCATTTAATTCACTCTCACCTCCTTCTCTGTGTCAAATGAAGGAAACCAcaaaaccaaataataataatgttaatgaCAATAACAATCCATGAACTAATCTTTTGCTCCTGTCCTCAGGAACAATGAAATATTTTGCATTTCAACCTCTGTACTGCAGACACGTGTTTAACAGTACTGGACTGACATATGATCACTATGTAAAAAAACCTTGTAACTTGCACGAAGATTCCTGTGTTGCCAGTGTTCTGCGTACAAATATAGGTAAGATTTATCcgtttttttgtcttttgtttttgaaattaaTAAGTTAGTGGTAAGGAAGCTGTGGCACATAAGCTGTAGATGAATGAGaactcccatctgcctcatcTATCCTGGCCaccagtcagagatgatgggagatgaagtccagaaacatctggaggatcacagcttCCCAATCCTGCAGTAAGGAATCGCTAACATTTGAAAATGGGGAATCTAAAATCACCTGATCACAAGCATCAGATTTCCAGCTTGATGTACATGTTCACCCATCCTTCTTCCCTAGTGTGTGTggttgccattttgtggttcgcctcagctGCTAAAATACCATGGGGCTATTCTGGGTGGGATGGTTGTGCTCACTTGACCATCTGTtcctacatcattgctacatacttggagagagaggggaaatgggaCAGTGAGGTTGGTGCAGTTGAAGTGCCCTGCCAAGTCTTCTtccttggcgatcacttgtagctgagtaagattgtcttccataaacatggttttaacaatgagtccgtaagcgcctgtggaggctaattctggatccacacgtccttccacagtgggggcattggtttccaggcaggaattgatcatggtgtggatttgccaagtgtgccttcctcctagcatgttttccctttcatcctgaattcaagtgtcttcaaagcctatgacaccttCGGTTAAAGGcttttctccaactggagtgctcgcaggccagtgtttcctagttgtcagtgttgatactacatttttaaagatttgccttgagacagtctttaaacctctgccAAGTATCTTGGGTTGGGCAACAGGAGTTCAGAGAAGTATTTTCCCACCCTGTAAACGGTTATGATCGACTAGCAGAGAGAATGCAGTGTATAGCACTTGCATTGTCAGAAGTATAGAAGAAGCCATGATTCTCATGCTGCAAATTGGACCTGAAATGAAGTTCTACATTCATTCCAAATTTAATGCCTTTTACTCTGGTCTATGATCGTAATAAAGCTTTGAAAGCTTTGGTTAtattttacaaactacagttgcaATCGAAATTATTCACGCCCCATTGCAAATTGGGTTgattatcaaaatttacagacttcTAGCCGTTTGCattgagcaaatcaaacaaaagccaTTGAAATAGCCATGCACAATGGCTGCTTCAAGTGgtttccccaaattcagctgaaaatgcaactGATACTGCCAAGAAGaacaacattatttatttcagtcGAAAGACCTACAAAATCATTTCcaaaaacaagataaaagagAAATACAATGAAGATTAAAAGGTGATCACTTTGTTTTATCCAGAGTATGTAGGTTACTATTTCTTATTACTTCTAAGAGGAACCTAGCCATGGCCAGGGTAGTATCATCTGACTTATATTTGCTTCTCTTGTCTCACTATTATTCAACACATCCTTGGCAAGCATCTTTTAAATGCCTGCAGAAAAATGTGTATTCCACCAGGCTCATGCAAGCCATTCAGAATACACCTTTCCACTGGTTAATTGATATCTGTTTCTTTACTTTTAATAGCTTTTATTGAATGCTTTAAGTATTATGACTGGAagacattttgattttttttctttctatgaCATAGTGGTGTGTACATATTTTAATTCAGAAAACCCATCACTTTATATTGCCGAATTTAATAATACTTTCCATGTTATTTGTTTGAAAAGGTTCTCATTCAGACATTACAGAAAATTGGAACCATTACAATGAATGTGTCTTAGGAGCAATAAACCTCCATATCTAGTTAattttttcaaattatttttcatAGGGAAATTCCAAGAGCAACTTTCGAAGAAATGCTCGTCATCCAGATACTGTTCCCCAGGCCATTACAGCTTCACTGCAGGGGATGGTAAATTCTTTCAGATGAAGAAGCACTGCTGCAGGACTAAAATGTGTAACAATGCATCTCTCAGC encodes the following:
- the LOC144328546 gene encoding phospholipase A2 inhibitor and Ly6/PLAUR domain-containing protein-like, coding for MKALLSTCLLLALLSPGTMKYFAFQPLYCRHVFNSTGLTYDHYVKKPCNLHEDSCVASVLRTNIGKFQEQLSKKCSSSRYCSPGHYSFTAGDGKFFQMKKHCCRTKMCNNASLSLPDRNIMTENGLHCPSCFSKGTIMCKSEKTINCLENETQCVVFKGILLTGVIQIHNFTFQGCGTTDFCAIGKNQRKITGAGSFLLSVIQESCYNASQISHQPEHEE